In Arthrobacter sp. CDRTa11, one DNA window encodes the following:
- a CDS encoding alpha-galactosidase, with protein sequence MDPLYLRTTGTSLVISFNSGEAEIIHWGADLGASLPDLAILGEPIPHSAVDATVTAGLLPQASSSWRGRPALRGHRIADGVPGYDFSARLRTTSASSGSASEGASAAILQADPDAGITVETSIKLHDGGLLELRHTLTNDGSSPYQLDELATVLPVAPDAVELLDLTGRWCRERHPQRRSLQQGTWVRTGRHGRTGHDSSLLFAAGTEAFGNRHGKVWATHLAWSGNHEQFADSIADGRTMIGGSELLGPAEVILQPGGSYTTPALFAAYSDRGLDGVSEAFYSWFRSRPHHVLPAAPAAAGKSSNGKARPVVLNTWEAVYFDHDIDTLIELADSAAELGVERFVLDDGWFRGRRTDRAGLGDWYVDDSLWPRGLTPLVETVTSRGMEFGLWVEPEMVNLDSDIAREHPEWIVGPSALSHKDGGRLPLEWRFQHILDLVNPEAWQYIFDRIDALLTKYNISYLKWDQNRDLMEHGHAGRASVHEQTLAAYRLFDELKKAHPGVEIESCSSGGARVDLGILERTDRIWASDCNDALERQTIQRWTGLVVPPELVGAHIGPTTSHTTARTHHLSFRAITALFGHFGMEWDVREVQGAEREQLKRFIGLYKEHRDLIHSGRMVRADLAEGSLLLHGVVAGSPAGPSSAGPVQGTTAALFALVSTRTAFAEQPGRITVPGLEPDRDYRVEAIFPLPGDADYAHNYTQVQPPAWLNDGAEVNGRFLAEVGLPMPILNPEHAVLLKFTTL encoded by the coding sequence ATGGATCCGCTCTACCTCCGTACCACCGGCACCAGCCTGGTGATCAGCTTCAACAGCGGGGAGGCCGAGATTATCCATTGGGGCGCCGATCTTGGCGCCAGCCTTCCGGACTTAGCCATCCTTGGCGAACCCATCCCGCACTCGGCTGTGGACGCAACGGTCACCGCCGGGCTCCTGCCGCAGGCGTCCTCCAGCTGGCGCGGCAGGCCGGCACTCCGCGGCCATCGAATCGCTGACGGAGTCCCCGGCTACGATTTCTCGGCCCGCCTCCGCACCACCTCCGCCAGCTCCGGGTCCGCAAGCGAAGGCGCCTCCGCCGCCATCCTCCAAGCAGATCCCGACGCCGGCATCACGGTTGAGACGTCCATAAAACTGCACGACGGCGGTCTGCTGGAGCTGCGCCACACACTCACCAACGACGGCTCCTCCCCCTACCAGCTCGACGAACTGGCCACGGTCCTGCCGGTGGCGCCGGACGCCGTCGAGCTTCTTGACCTCACGGGACGCTGGTGCCGGGAACGCCACCCGCAGCGCCGCTCCCTCCAGCAGGGAACGTGGGTGCGGACCGGACGGCACGGCCGCACCGGGCACGATTCCTCGCTCCTGTTCGCAGCCGGCACCGAAGCGTTCGGCAACCGCCATGGCAAGGTGTGGGCCACGCATCTGGCCTGGAGCGGAAACCACGAACAGTTCGCGGACAGCATCGCCGATGGCCGCACCATGATCGGTGGTTCAGAGCTCCTGGGCCCCGCGGAAGTCATCCTCCAGCCCGGCGGCAGCTACACCACCCCTGCGTTGTTCGCGGCCTACTCTGACCGTGGCCTGGACGGCGTCAGCGAAGCGTTCTACAGCTGGTTCAGGTCCCGCCCGCACCACGTCCTGCCTGCCGCACCCGCCGCTGCCGGCAAGAGCAGTAACGGCAAAGCAAGGCCCGTTGTGCTTAACACTTGGGAAGCCGTCTATTTTGACCATGACATTGACACGCTGATCGAACTCGCTGACTCGGCGGCCGAGCTGGGGGTGGAGCGATTTGTGCTCGACGACGGCTGGTTCCGCGGGCGCCGCACGGACCGTGCCGGGCTGGGCGACTGGTACGTTGACGATTCCCTTTGGCCCCGGGGCCTCACGCCGCTGGTCGAGACTGTCACCTCGCGAGGGATGGAATTCGGCCTGTGGGTGGAACCGGAAATGGTCAATCTGGACTCGGACATCGCCCGGGAACACCCCGAATGGATTGTGGGCCCCTCCGCACTCTCGCACAAGGACGGCGGCCGGCTCCCGCTGGAGTGGCGGTTCCAACACATCCTGGATCTGGTGAACCCGGAAGCCTGGCAATACATTTTCGACCGGATAGACGCCTTGCTCACGAAGTACAACATCAGCTACCTCAAGTGGGACCAGAACAGGGACCTGATGGAGCACGGCCATGCCGGACGCGCCTCGGTGCATGAACAGACTCTGGCCGCCTACCGCCTGTTTGACGAGCTCAAGAAGGCGCATCCCGGCGTCGAGATCGAGAGCTGCTCTTCGGGCGGCGCCCGCGTGGACCTTGGCATCCTGGAACGGACGGACCGGATCTGGGCCTCGGACTGCAATGACGCCCTGGAACGTCAGACCATCCAGCGCTGGACCGGGCTGGTGGTTCCGCCGGAACTGGTGGGCGCGCACATCGGCCCCACCACTTCGCACACCACTGCCCGTACCCACCATCTGTCCTTCCGGGCCATCACTGCCCTGTTTGGCCACTTCGGCATGGAGTGGGACGTCCGCGAGGTCCAGGGTGCCGAGCGGGAGCAGCTCAAGCGATTCATCGGGCTTTACAAGGAGCACCGGGACCTCATCCACTCCGGGCGCATGGTCCGCGCGGACCTTGCCGAGGGTTCCCTGCTCCTGCACGGTGTGGTTGCGGGCTCCCCTGCCGGCCCATCCTCGGCCGGACCGGTGCAAGGCACGACGGCGGCGCTGTTCGCCCTGGTCAGTACCCGCACCGCGTTCGCTGAGCAGCCCGGCCGGATCACCGTCCCCGGCCTCGAGCCTGACCGCGACTACCGGGTGGAAGCCATCTTCCCCCTGCCGGGGGATGCGGACTACGCCCACAACTACACACAGGTCCAGCCTCCGGCCTGGCTGAATGACGGGGCCGAGGTCAACGGGCGTTTCCTGGCCGAGGTGGGCCTGCCCATGCCCATCCTCAACCCGGAGCATGCCGTCCTGCTGAAGTTCACCACACTGTAG
- a CDS encoding Gfo/Idh/MocA family protein: protein MTFSIGVVGVGQFGGQFAHLFQLHPGVDAVYVVDELPERAAEAADRLHLTGVKADFDELLASDVDAVAIFTQRWTHGPLVEQALRAGKHVYSAVPMAISEDEIARIIEAVRDTGLVYMMGETSYYNPATVYARKQLAAGKFGRIFYSEGDYVHDMDLGFYDAYQYSGGERWKETASYPPMLYPTHAVGGVLGAIPAHAVSVSCVGVKDDRNDGVFDKDVSMFGNDFSNATALFELNDGGVMRTNEMRRVGYPSHIRESRFRFFGTDASFEQLAKVTVWQDKENVHDISEQMETRPSMSLDDPSLANVAAELRDAFVSGLSPVHDAERLPEEFRGAPNGHEGSHHFLVDDFVTAVNSRTMPPVNAWVAARFTLPGIVAHESALNGGARLPIRDFGDAPASL from the coding sequence ATGACGTTTTCAATAGGCGTAGTAGGGGTGGGCCAGTTCGGTGGCCAATTCGCCCACCTGTTCCAGCTCCACCCGGGAGTCGACGCCGTGTACGTGGTGGATGAGCTTCCGGAGCGCGCGGCGGAAGCTGCAGACCGCCTGCATCTCACAGGGGTTAAGGCCGATTTCGACGAACTTCTTGCCTCCGACGTCGATGCCGTGGCTATTTTCACGCAGCGCTGGACCCATGGTCCCTTGGTGGAGCAGGCGCTCCGCGCCGGCAAGCACGTCTACTCCGCCGTACCGATGGCCATATCAGAGGACGAGATCGCCCGAATCATCGAGGCCGTCAGGGACACGGGCCTGGTCTACATGATGGGGGAGACCAGCTACTACAACCCCGCCACCGTCTACGCCCGGAAGCAGCTGGCTGCCGGAAAGTTCGGCCGCATCTTCTACTCCGAAGGCGACTACGTCCACGACATGGACCTTGGCTTCTACGACGCCTACCAGTACAGCGGAGGCGAACGGTGGAAGGAAACCGCCAGCTACCCTCCCATGCTGTACCCCACCCATGCTGTGGGCGGCGTGCTGGGTGCCATCCCCGCGCATGCGGTCAGCGTCAGCTGCGTCGGGGTCAAGGACGACCGCAATGATGGCGTTTTCGACAAGGACGTCAGCATGTTCGGCAATGATTTCTCCAATGCCACCGCCCTCTTTGAACTTAACGACGGCGGAGTCATGCGGACCAACGAGATGCGCCGGGTGGGCTACCCGTCCCACATCCGGGAGTCCCGGTTCCGGTTCTTTGGCACGGACGCCAGCTTTGAACAGCTGGCAAAGGTCACGGTGTGGCAGGACAAGGAAAACGTCCATGACATTTCCGAGCAGATGGAGACCCGGCCCAGCATGTCCCTGGACGACCCGTCGCTGGCAAACGTTGCAGCGGAGCTGCGAGACGCCTTTGTTTCGGGTCTCTCGCCTGTCCATGACGCCGAACGGCTTCCCGAGGAATTCCGCGGCGCCCCGAACGGACACGAGGGCAGCCATCACTTCCTGGTGGACGACTTCGTGACGGCGGTTAATAGCCGTACGATGCCGCCCGTCAACGCCTGGGTTGCTGCCCGGTTCACGCTTCCCGGCATCGTGGCACATGAATCAGCTCTCAACGGCGGCGCGCGCCTGCCTATCCGGGACTTTGGCGATGCCCCCGCAAGTCTCTAG
- a CDS encoding LacI family DNA-binding transcriptional regulator, with product MSSPTVQAPRGPVTRKDVARYAGVSTAVVSYVVNGGPKKVAPATEAKVQDAIRVLGYRPNAAARALKLGSSETIGLVIPDNSNPFFSLLSHAVEDAAAECGYALVLTNSDGSVAKERRHIRNLAARQVDGVVLASVLFEPDLVELDNADIPTVLLNHGDAAPGFSSVGVDLAAGARIAVEHLIGHGHTNIGLAMGTNTANDLDGREKGWLAALSDAGLLEGPIVRGPFSRAGGYAAGQRLLSSANRPTAIFASSDMQAIGILRAIHEAGISVPGDIALTSFDGSVEAEYSWPALTTVEQPVKAMAEAAVSALVGDHRGKPAGHRQFPTRLLIRQSCGCP from the coding sequence ATGAGCAGTCCCACTGTGCAGGCTCCACGCGGCCCGGTAACCCGCAAGGACGTTGCCCGCTATGCTGGCGTCAGTACCGCCGTCGTCAGCTATGTCGTGAACGGTGGCCCTAAGAAAGTGGCTCCGGCAACGGAAGCCAAAGTCCAGGATGCCATCCGGGTATTGGGGTACCGTCCCAATGCCGCCGCCCGCGCCTTGAAGCTGGGTTCCAGTGAAACCATCGGCCTCGTGATCCCGGATAACAGCAACCCGTTCTTCTCCTTGCTCTCCCATGCGGTGGAGGACGCGGCCGCCGAGTGTGGTTATGCCCTGGTTCTGACAAATTCTGATGGAAGCGTGGCAAAGGAGCGACGTCATATCCGAAACCTGGCCGCCCGGCAGGTGGACGGTGTGGTGCTGGCCAGCGTGCTGTTTGAGCCGGACCTTGTTGAGCTGGACAACGCGGATATTCCGACGGTGCTGCTGAACCATGGGGACGCTGCGCCGGGTTTCAGCAGCGTGGGTGTGGATTTGGCCGCCGGCGCTCGGATCGCCGTCGAGCATCTGATTGGTCATGGCCACACTAATATTGGCCTGGCCATGGGTACTAACACAGCCAATGACTTGGACGGCCGTGAAAAAGGATGGCTTGCGGCACTCTCGGATGCTGGACTATTGGAGGGGCCGATCGTGCGCGGGCCCTTTTCACGGGCAGGTGGCTACGCTGCCGGTCAGCGGCTGCTGTCGTCCGCGAACAGGCCGACGGCGATTTTCGCCAGCTCTGACATGCAAGCGATAGGTATTCTCCGGGCAATTCACGAGGCCGGCATATCTGTTCCCGGGGACATCGCGTTGACTTCCTTCGACGGATCGGTCGAAGCAGAGTACAGCTGGCCGGCACTAACCACCGTGGAACAGCCGGTCAAGGCCATGGCCGAAGCCGCCGTCAGTGCCTTGGTAGGGGACCACCGCGGTAAGCCTGCGGGGCACCGGCAGTTTCCCACGAGGCTGCTCATTAGGCAGTCCTGCGGCTGCCCCTAA
- a CDS encoding DeoR/GlpR family DNA-binding transcription regulator, translated as MLPAARHQAIVDAVQRERVVRVSDLAQQLGVSLMTVRRDIELLEEGGRLERIHGGAKLPGDPSTHEPGFELKSTQLTAEKRAIAQEAAGLVQEGMAIGLSAGTTTWALAQELVNGPRITVVTNSMRIADLFHHGASAGTARFGSTVILIGGERTPSDALVGPIATGALKQLHLDVLFLGVHGMDPEAGFTTPNLLEAETDRAFVAAARKVVVLADHTKWGLLGISSIASLDEADEIVTDSGLGMDAQRILGERIGKVRIASA; from the coding sequence ATGCTCCCCGCTGCACGTCATCAGGCCATTGTGGACGCTGTCCAGCGCGAGCGGGTTGTGCGGGTCTCGGATCTGGCGCAGCAGCTGGGTGTTTCACTCATGACGGTGCGGCGGGATATTGAGCTCCTGGAGGAAGGCGGCCGGCTGGAACGCATCCATGGCGGCGCCAAGCTTCCAGGTGACCCCAGCACCCACGAGCCGGGCTTCGAGCTCAAGTCCACCCAGCTGACGGCAGAGAAAAGGGCCATAGCCCAGGAGGCGGCCGGCCTGGTCCAGGAAGGCATGGCCATTGGGCTGAGCGCAGGAACCACTACCTGGGCGCTGGCGCAGGAACTGGTCAACGGTCCGCGGATCACCGTGGTGACCAATTCGATGCGGATTGCGGATCTGTTCCATCACGGCGCCTCGGCCGGAACAGCCCGCTTCGGCTCCACGGTGATCCTGATCGGCGGGGAGCGGACGCCGTCGGATGCGTTGGTGGGCCCCATCGCCACGGGAGCACTAAAGCAACTGCACCTGGACGTCTTGTTCCTCGGCGTCCACGGCATGGACCCGGAGGCCGGTTTCACCACTCCGAACCTGTTGGAAGCGGAAACGGACCGCGCCTTTGTGGCCGCCGCCCGCAAGGTGGTTGTCCTCGCGGACCACACCAAATGGGGGCTGCTGGGAATCAGCAGCATCGCCTCCCTGGATGAGGCTGACGAGATCGTCACCGACTCCGGATTGGGCATGGACGCCCAACGGATCCTTGGCGAGCGAATCGGCAAGGTCCGGATCGCGTCAGCTTAG
- the acs gene encoding acetate--CoA ligase, translating to MSQDNPSTTVTEADAAPQESRQESQQGSQQTDQPGDAFENLLHETRAFAPTPEFAADAVVTAAEYEEADADRPGFWAQKARELLTWNKDFTQALDWSNPPFAKWFVGGEVNAAYNALDRHVENGLGDRVAIYFEGEPGDTRTYTYAQLTDEVKKAANAFESLGVSKGDRVAVYLPMIPEAVITLLACARIGAVHSVVFGGFSADALRSRIEDAEAKLVVTADGTYRRGKPSALKPAVDQALSADGHSVQNVVVVKRNGQDVDWHEGRDHWWADTVEAASTRHTAVGHDSEHPLFILYTSGTTGKPKGILHTTGGYLTQTAYTHKAVFDLHPATDVYWCTADVGWVTGHSYVAYAPLINGATQVMYEGTPDSPHQGRWWEIVEKYKVSILYTAPTAIRTFMKWGREIPDKYDLSSIRVLGSVGESINPEAWMWYREVIGANAGKNGERKDHPAPIVDTWWQTETGAQMIAPLPGVTATKPGSAQTPLPGIAVDVVDELGESVPNGHGGFLVIREPWPAMLRGIWGDPQRFKDTYWSRFENMYFAGDGAKKDDDGDIWLLGRVDDVMNVSGHRLSTTEIESALVSHPSVAEAAVVGAADETTGQAVVAFVILRGDAVDSGDTIVQELRNHVGKEIGPIAKPKTILVVPELPKTRSGKIMRRLLKDVAEGRDPGDATTLADNTVMAQIAASLRK from the coding sequence GCAGGAAAGTCAGCAGGGCAGCCAGCAGACAGATCAGCCAGGTGACGCCTTTGAAAACCTGCTGCACGAGACGCGGGCCTTCGCGCCCACTCCGGAATTCGCTGCTGACGCCGTTGTCACCGCAGCCGAATATGAAGAGGCCGACGCCGACCGGCCGGGTTTTTGGGCTCAGAAGGCACGCGAGCTGCTCACCTGGAACAAAGACTTCACGCAGGCCCTGGACTGGTCCAACCCGCCGTTCGCGAAGTGGTTTGTGGGCGGGGAGGTCAACGCCGCCTATAACGCGCTGGACCGGCACGTGGAGAACGGCCTTGGGGACCGGGTAGCCATCTATTTCGAGGGCGAACCCGGCGACACGCGCACCTATACGTACGCCCAGCTCACCGACGAGGTCAAGAAAGCCGCGAACGCTTTTGAGTCACTCGGCGTTTCCAAGGGTGACCGGGTGGCGGTGTACCTGCCGATGATCCCCGAGGCTGTCATTACGCTCCTGGCCTGTGCCCGGATCGGTGCGGTGCATTCGGTGGTGTTCGGTGGTTTCTCCGCTGACGCGCTGCGGTCCCGGATCGAGGACGCCGAAGCCAAGCTGGTGGTCACGGCCGACGGCACGTACCGCCGCGGCAAGCCCAGCGCACTGAAGCCCGCGGTGGACCAGGCGCTGTCCGCCGATGGCCACAGCGTGCAGAACGTGGTGGTGGTCAAACGCAACGGCCAGGACGTGGACTGGCACGAGGGCCGGGACCACTGGTGGGCCGACACCGTTGAGGCCGCTTCAACCCGGCACACCGCCGTCGGCCATGACTCCGAGCACCCACTGTTCATCCTCTACACCTCCGGCACCACCGGCAAGCCAAAGGGCATCCTGCACACCACCGGCGGGTACCTCACCCAGACCGCGTACACCCACAAGGCAGTCTTCGATCTGCACCCGGCAACGGACGTGTACTGGTGCACGGCCGACGTCGGGTGGGTCACCGGCCACTCCTACGTCGCCTATGCGCCCCTGATCAACGGCGCCACCCAGGTCATGTACGAAGGCACCCCCGATTCCCCGCACCAGGGCCGCTGGTGGGAGATCGTGGAGAAGTACAAGGTCTCCATCCTGTACACCGCACCCACCGCCATCCGCACCTTCATGAAATGGGGACGGGAGATCCCGGACAAGTACGATCTGTCCTCCATCCGGGTGCTGGGCTCGGTAGGCGAATCCATCAACCCCGAAGCGTGGATGTGGTACCGCGAGGTCATTGGCGCAAACGCCGGCAAGAACGGCGAACGCAAGGACCATCCCGCCCCGATCGTGGACACCTGGTGGCAGACAGAGACCGGCGCGCAAATGATCGCTCCGCTGCCCGGCGTCACCGCCACCAAGCCAGGCTCAGCGCAAACACCGCTGCCCGGCATCGCCGTGGACGTCGTGGACGAACTCGGCGAGTCAGTCCCCAACGGGCACGGCGGATTCCTGGTCATCCGCGAGCCGTGGCCGGCCATGCTCCGCGGCATCTGGGGTGACCCCCAGCGCTTCAAGGACACCTACTGGTCGCGCTTTGAAAACATGTACTTCGCCGGCGACGGAGCCAAAAAAGACGACGACGGCGACATCTGGCTCCTGGGCCGGGTGGATGACGTGATGAACGTGTCCGGTCACCGGCTCTCCACCACCGAAATTGAATCAGCACTGGTCTCCCATCCCTCCGTGGCCGAGGCAGCCGTCGTCGGGGCAGCGGACGAAACCACCGGCCAGGCCGTCGTCGCGTTTGTCATCCTCCGCGGTGACGCCGTGGACTCCGGCGACACGATCGTGCAGGAACTCCGGAACCACGTGGGCAAGGAAATCGGCCCCATCGCCAAACCCAAAACCATCCTCGTGGTGCCCGAACTGCCCAAGACCCGTTCCGGCAAAATCATGCGACGCCTCCTCAAGGACGTCGCAGAAGGCCGCGACCCCGGCGACGCCACTACCCTGGCTGACAACACCGTCATGGCCCAGATCGCGGCAAGCCTCAGGAAATAG
- a CDS encoding carbohydrate ABC transporter permease — translation MTTSTPSLQDAGSPTRAAIIKPRKPFNWGRAGAWALVVIALIVTIAPFLWMLRTALSSNHSLASNAGNLLPADFSWGAFKRVMGLQTPEEALAEGGSGAAINFWWYLRSSIIVSTLVTAGQVFFSAMAAYAFSRLRWPGREKVFALFLATMMVPPIFTALPNFLMIKNLGLLNTYAGIILPFLFMTPFAIFFLRQFFMSMSREVEEAAMLDGAHKFRIFFQIVLPNAAAPLATLALLTFIGTWNEYFWPLLVGQDESVRVLTVGLGVFKSQSPQGAPDWSGLMAATLIAALPVLLLFIAFGKKVVNSIGFSGVK, via the coding sequence ATGACTACCTCGACTCCTTCCCTGCAAGACGCCGGCAGTCCAACCCGGGCTGCAATCATCAAGCCACGCAAGCCGTTCAACTGGGGCCGCGCCGGCGCCTGGGCCCTTGTGGTCATCGCGTTGATCGTCACTATTGCACCGTTCCTTTGGATGCTTCGCACGGCCCTTTCAAGTAACCACTCCCTCGCTTCCAACGCAGGAAACCTCCTGCCCGCCGATTTCAGCTGGGGCGCCTTCAAACGCGTCATGGGCCTGCAAACCCCTGAGGAAGCCCTAGCAGAAGGGGGTTCCGGAGCGGCCATCAACTTCTGGTGGTACCTCCGAAGCTCCATCATCGTTTCCACACTGGTGACGGCCGGGCAGGTTTTCTTCAGCGCCATGGCCGCCTATGCCTTCTCACGGCTGCGTTGGCCGGGCAGGGAGAAAGTGTTCGCCCTGTTCCTGGCTACCATGATGGTGCCGCCGATCTTCACAGCCTTGCCCAACTTCCTGATGATCAAGAACCTGGGACTGCTGAACACCTACGCCGGCATCATCCTGCCCTTCCTGTTCATGACACCCTTCGCCATCTTCTTCCTGCGCCAGTTCTTCATGAGCATGTCCAGGGAAGTTGAAGAGGCAGCCATGCTGGACGGCGCCCATAAGTTCCGCATCTTCTTCCAGATCGTGCTGCCCAACGCTGCTGCCCCCCTGGCCACGCTGGCACTCCTCACATTCATCGGCACGTGGAACGAGTACTTTTGGCCACTGCTGGTGGGCCAGGACGAAAGCGTCCGGGTCCTCACTGTAGGCCTGGGTGTCTTCAAGTCCCAGTCGCCACAAGGTGCTCCCGACTGGAGCGGCCTCATGGCGGCCACCCTCATCGCCGCTCTCCCCGTTCTCCTGCTGTTCATCGCCTTCGGCAAGAAGGTAGTGAATTCCATCGGCTTCTCCGGCGTCAAATAG
- a CDS encoding ABC transporter substrate-binding protein, with the protein MKKSLGVAAAAAAFALSLSACGAPAPASTEAKGEINYWLWDANQLPAYQQCADDFTKANPDIKVKITQRGWDDYWTTLTNGFVAGTAPDVFTDHLAKYPEFASTKQLLALDDAVKNDKLDLDIYNKGLSDLWVGQDGKRYGLPKDWDTVAMFYNKKLVADGGYTEGQLKSLDWNPKDGGSYEKAIAHLTVDSNGVRGDEAGFDKNNVAVYGLGLENSGAGDGQTQWSFLSATMGWTHTDKNPWGTKFNYDDPKFQETIAWWAGLVEKGYMPKLETTVGASVSDNFGAGKAAINTGGSWMIGQYTSYKGVETGIAPTPEGPDGKRASMFNGLADSIWAGTKNPAASVKWVEYLASTDCQDVVASKAVVFPAISTSSELAAKAFEAKGIDVSAFTTHVKDDTTFLFPIADKSAKVTGIMKPAMDAVLYGKKPASSLSEANEQVNALFK; encoded by the coding sequence ATGAAAAAATCCCTTGGCGTCGCCGCTGCTGCCGCCGCCTTTGCCCTGTCCCTGTCTGCCTGCGGCGCGCCAGCTCCGGCCTCCACCGAGGCAAAGGGTGAGATCAACTACTGGCTCTGGGATGCCAACCAGCTCCCGGCATACCAGCAGTGTGCTGACGATTTCACCAAGGCCAACCCGGACATCAAGGTCAAGATCACCCAGCGCGGCTGGGACGATTACTGGACCACCCTGACCAACGGGTTTGTTGCCGGAACCGCCCCGGACGTCTTTACCGACCACTTGGCAAAGTACCCCGAGTTCGCCTCCACGAAGCAGCTCCTCGCGCTGGACGATGCCGTCAAGAACGACAAGCTTGACCTGGACATCTACAACAAGGGCCTGAGCGATCTTTGGGTCGGCCAGGACGGCAAGCGCTACGGACTGCCCAAGGACTGGGATACCGTCGCCATGTTCTACAACAAGAAGCTGGTGGCCGACGGCGGCTACACCGAAGGGCAGCTGAAGAGCCTCGACTGGAATCCGAAGGATGGCGGCAGCTACGAAAAGGCCATCGCCCACCTGACCGTGGACAGCAACGGTGTGCGCGGCGACGAAGCCGGCTTCGACAAGAACAACGTGGCCGTTTACGGCCTGGGACTGGAAAACTCCGGTGCCGGGGATGGCCAGACCCAGTGGAGCTTCCTCAGCGCCACCATGGGCTGGACCCACACGGACAAGAACCCGTGGGGCACCAAGTTCAACTATGACGACCCGAAGTTCCAGGAAACCATCGCCTGGTGGGCCGGGCTGGTTGAGAAGGGCTACATGCCCAAACTTGAGACCACCGTGGGTGCAAGCGTGTCCGACAACTTCGGCGCAGGCAAAGCCGCCATCAACACCGGCGGTTCCTGGATGATCGGCCAGTACACCAGCTACAAGGGAGTCGAGACCGGCATTGCCCCCACCCCTGAGGGACCGGACGGCAAGCGGGCCAGCATGTTCAACGGCCTGGCCGACTCCATTTGGGCCGGCACCAAGAACCCCGCCGCCTCCGTCAAGTGGGTGGAGTACCTCGCCTCCACCGACTGCCAGGACGTTGTGGCCTCCAAGGCAGTAGTGTTCCCAGCCATCTCCACCTCCTCCGAACTTGCCGCCAAGGCGTTCGAGGCCAAGGGCATTGACGTCAGCGCCTTCACCACCCACGTCAAGGACGACACCACGTTCCTCTTCCCGATCGCAGACAAGTCCGCCAAGGTCACGGGCATCATGAAGCCTGCGATGGACGCTGTGCTCTACGGCAAGAAGCCTGCTAGCTCACTTTCCGAGGCGAACGAGCAGGTCAACGCCCTCTTCAAGTAG
- a CDS encoding carbohydrate ABC transporter permease — translation MIHQLGDLKMALIFILPAMIGFVVFFLIPTIRGVYLSFTEYSILGDPTWIGIKNYTTIFADELFWNSMAVTVQYVAINIGFQTVIALGLALLMHRVAKSTLIRGALLMPFLVANVIVALLWFWMLDYQLGIVNEVINWMGLPRIAFFGSEQWAIPTIAAVNVWRHMGYTALLIFAGLQAIPQHVYEVASLDGASPTRTFWGITIPLLRPVLVLVLVVTVIGSFQVFDTVAITTGGGPVNASRVIQMYIYQKAFTESDFGYASALSVILFVILALVAFVQMKFLKGNDSDLD, via the coding sequence ATGATCCATCAACTGGGCGACCTGAAGATGGCGTTGATTTTCATCCTCCCCGCGATGATCGGCTTCGTGGTCTTCTTCCTGATCCCCACCATCCGCGGCGTCTACCTCAGCTTTACCGAATACAGCATCCTGGGGGACCCCACCTGGATCGGCATCAAGAACTACACCACGATTTTCGCCGATGAACTGTTCTGGAACTCCATGGCTGTCACCGTGCAGTACGTGGCCATCAACATTGGTTTCCAGACAGTTATTGCGCTTGGCCTGGCACTCCTGATGCACCGCGTGGCGAAGTCAACACTCATCCGTGGCGCCCTGCTGATGCCGTTCCTCGTGGCCAACGTCATCGTTGCGCTCCTCTGGTTCTGGATGCTGGACTATCAGTTGGGCATCGTCAATGAAGTCATCAATTGGATGGGCCTGCCGCGGATCGCCTTCTTCGGAAGCGAGCAATGGGCCATCCCGACTATCGCCGCCGTCAACGTGTGGCGCCACATGGGCTACACCGCCCTGCTGATCTTCGCCGGACTCCAGGCCATTCCGCAGCACGTCTATGAAGTGGCATCCCTCGATGGTGCGTCACCAACCAGGACCTTCTGGGGCATCACCATCCCGCTCCTGCGCCCGGTATTGGTGCTGGTGTTGGTAGTCACGGTGATCGGATCGTTCCAGGTTTTCGACACAGTGGCTATCACCACAGGCGGCGGTCCCGTCAACGCCTCCCGCGTCATCCAGATGTACATCTACCAAAAGGCCTTCACCGAGTCGGACTTCGGGTACGCCTCCGCACTGTCTGTCATTCTCTTTGTCATCCTCGCTCTGGTGGCCTTCGTGCAAATGAAGTTCCTCAAGGGCAACGACTCGGACCTGGACTAA